From a region of the Sulfuriferula plumbiphila genome:
- a CDS encoding aspartate kinase produces MALIVQKYGGTSVASVERIKQVAERVAKFKMLGHQVVVVLSAMSGETNRLIKLAHDVQSPPDTRELDVLVSTGEQVTIALLAMALKDLGLKAKSYTGAQVRILTDNAHTKARILNIDEQHLRSDLQAGNVIVVAGFQGVDEHGNITTLGRGGSDTTGVALAAALKADECQIYTDVDGVYTTDPRIVPEARRLKTVTFEEMLEMASLGSKVLQIRSVEFAGKYKVKLRVLSSFQEEGEGTLITFEEDDNMEQAIISGIAFNRDEAKITVLGVPDTPGIAYQILGPVADANIDVDMIIQNVGANNNTDFTFTVHRNEYTRTLQLLRGMQAKIGAREVIGDDKIAKVSIVGVGMRSHVGIASNMFKTLAAESINIQMISTSEIKISVVIDEKYLELAVRVLHKAFGLEKAA; encoded by the coding sequence ATGGCACTCATCGTACAAAAATACGGCGGAACCTCGGTCGCCAGCGTCGAACGCATCAAACAGGTAGCCGAACGCGTCGCCAAATTCAAAATGCTCGGACATCAGGTGGTGGTCGTACTATCCGCCATGAGCGGTGAAACCAATCGCCTGATCAAGCTGGCGCACGATGTGCAATCACCGCCCGATACCCGCGAACTGGATGTACTGGTCTCCACCGGCGAGCAAGTCACCATTGCCCTGCTCGCCATGGCGCTCAAGGATCTGGGCCTCAAAGCCAAGAGCTACACTGGTGCGCAGGTGCGCATCCTCACCGACAATGCCCATACCAAAGCGCGCATCCTGAATATTGACGAGCAACACCTTCGGTCTGACCTGCAAGCCGGCAATGTCATTGTGGTGGCGGGTTTCCAGGGGGTCGATGAACATGGCAACATCACCACGCTGGGCCGCGGTGGTTCTGACACCACCGGCGTGGCGCTGGCCGCCGCATTGAAAGCCGACGAGTGCCAGATCTATACCGATGTGGATGGCGTATACACGACGGATCCGCGCATCGTGCCAGAAGCTCGGCGTCTCAAGACGGTCACTTTCGAAGAAATGCTGGAAATGGCCAGCCTGGGGTCGAAGGTACTGCAAATTCGTTCAGTCGAGTTCGCCGGCAAGTACAAAGTCAAACTGCGCGTGCTGTCCAGCTTTCAGGAAGAAGGCGAAGGCACGCTCATCACATTCGAGGAAGACGACAACATGGAACAAGCCATCATCTCCGGCATCGCCTTCAACCGCGACGAAGCCAAAATCACCGTTCTTGGGGTGCCGGACACACCTGGCATCGCGTATCAAATCCTGGGGCCTGTCGCTGACGCAAACATCGATGTCGACATGATCATCCAGAACGTCGGCGCCAACAACAACACCGATTTCACTTTTACCGTACACCGCAACGAATACACCCGCACTCTGCAGCTACTTCGCGGCATGCAGGCCAAAATCGGCGCGCGTGAAGTGATCGGTGACGACAAAATTGCCAAGGTCTCCATCGTCGGCGTCGGCATGCGCTCTCACGTGGGCATCGCCAGCAACATGTTCAAAACCCTCGCCGCAGAAAGCATCAACATCCAGATGATCTCCACTTCCGAGATCAAGATTTCCGTCGTCATTGACGAAAAATATCTGGAACTTGCCGTGCGCGTTCTGCATAAGGCTTTTGGGTTGGAAAAAGCCGCATAA
- a CDS encoding DUF6538 domain-containing protein: MPKQTYLHKRAKSAVYYFHYFRCRIPNDLLSCYEDKRDIIFSLKTRDHHEAMRRVPIEAGKLQTEFEALRRSLVNAQNPPRRF; the protein is encoded by the coding sequence ATGCCGAAACAAACCTATCTGCACAAACGCGCGAAGTCTGCTGTCTACTATTTCCATTATTTCCGCTGCCGCATCCCCAACGACCTGTTGTCCTGCTACGAGGACAAGCGCGACATCATCTTCAGCCTCAAGACACGCGACCACCACGAAGCGATGCGTCGTGTGCCTATCGAAGCGGGCAAACTGCAAACCGAATTCGAAGCGCTACGCCGTTCGCTCGTAAACGCTCAAAACCCACCCAGGCGATTTTGA
- a CDS encoding inositol monophosphatase family protein, which yields MHPMLTTAVKAARRAAGIINRASQDIDALTVKHKSHNDYVSEVDRAAEQAIIDVLLTAYPSHAILAEESGAQGDSEFQWVIDPLDGTTNFLHGFPQYSVSIALLHKGQLNQAVVYDPSRNDLFTASRGQGAYLNDRRIRVSNRLKLAESLIGTGFPYRDFSHLDVYLAMFRDMLQKTSGVRRPGSAALDLAYVAAGRLDGFWEIGLNKWDIAAGCLLIQEAGGLVGDFHGDDTYIETGNVVAGNPKIFAQLLQILAPHLTPALK from the coding sequence ATGCATCCCATGCTCACCACCGCGGTGAAAGCCGCCCGCCGCGCCGCCGGCATTATCAACCGCGCGTCTCAGGATATTGACGCGCTCACGGTCAAACACAAAAGTCACAATGATTACGTTTCTGAGGTGGATCGTGCTGCGGAACAGGCCATTATCGATGTACTGCTGACCGCCTACCCCAGCCATGCGATTTTAGCAGAAGAGAGTGGCGCGCAAGGCGATTCCGAATTCCAGTGGGTGATTGACCCGCTGGATGGCACGACCAATTTCCTGCATGGATTTCCGCAATATTCCGTATCCATCGCGCTGCTGCACAAAGGCCAGCTGAATCAGGCCGTGGTATACGATCCCAGCCGTAATGACCTGTTTACCGCCTCGCGTGGCCAGGGGGCGTATCTGAATGATCGTCGCATCCGCGTGTCCAACCGCCTGAAACTTGCGGAATCTCTCATTGGCACCGGTTTTCCGTATCGCGATTTCAGCCACCTCGATGTCTATCTGGCGATGTTCCGTGACATGTTGCAAAAAACCTCCGGGGTGCGGCGGCCCGGCTCGGCGGCGCTGGATCTGGCTTATGTCGCTGCCGGACGGCTGGACGGCTTTTGGGAAATCGGCCTGAACAAATGGGATATCGCCGCCGGCTGCCTGCTCATCCAGGAAGCGGGGGGCCTGGTTGGCGACTTCCACGGCGACGATACCTACATCGAAACCGGCAACGTGGTCGCAGGCAATCCCAAGATTTTTGCCCAGTTGCTGCAAATCCTGGCGCCTCACCTGACGCCGGCATTAAAGTAA
- the cysE gene encoding serine O-acetyltransferase, with protein MFSKLREDISVVFERDPAARSMWEILTTYPGIHAVLIHRLSARLWHANFKWLARFIAHLARGLTGIEIHPGASIGRRVFIDHGMGVVIGETAEIGDDCTLYHGVTLGGTSWNKGKRHPTLEKGVVVGAGAKILGPLTIGEGAKIGSNAVVVKDVPAGATAVGIPARILDENQARQNNQAAGKLGFSAYAISADMNDPMVKAVHGLINHSTVTDERIEWILQQLEKMGAEPPAACKTDEQFDAAYLNKIVD; from the coding sequence ATGTTTAGCAAGCTGCGTGAAGACATTTCAGTGGTGTTTGAGCGCGACCCTGCGGCACGCTCCATGTGGGAAATCCTCACTACCTATCCGGGCATACATGCAGTATTGATCCATCGCCTGTCGGCGCGATTGTGGCATGCAAACTTCAAGTGGCTGGCACGTTTCATCGCGCACCTGGCGCGCGGTTTGACCGGTATCGAAATTCACCCCGGCGCCAGCATTGGCCGGCGTGTGTTTATTGACCACGGCATGGGCGTCGTCATTGGTGAAACCGCCGAAATAGGCGACGACTGCACCCTGTATCACGGCGTGACTCTGGGCGGCACCTCGTGGAATAAAGGCAAACGCCACCCCACCCTGGAGAAAGGCGTGGTGGTGGGGGCAGGCGCCAAGATACTGGGGCCGCTCACAATAGGCGAAGGCGCCAAGATTGGCTCCAACGCCGTGGTGGTAAAAGACGTGCCGGCGGGCGCCACAGCCGTGGGGATACCAGCACGCATTCTGGACGAGAATCAGGCCAGGCAAAATAATCAGGCGGCCGGCAAGCTGGGTTTCTCCGCTTACGCCATCAGTGCGGACATGAATGACCCCATGGTCAAGGCAGTGCATGGATTGATTAATCACTCCACTGTTACCGATGAACGCATCGAATGGATTCTGCAGCAGCTGGAAAAAATGGGAGCGGAGCCTCCGGCAGCGTGTAAAACTGACGAACAATTCGACGCGGCCTACCTCAATAAAATAGTTGACTGA
- a CDS encoding RNA methyltransferase → MNKTFLLNNVRIVLSHTSHPGNIGSAARAMKTMGLADLRLVNPKRFPDPAAHAMSSGALDVLDNARVCASLEEALSGCVFTVGCTARRRDLSHPMLSARDAAPVLLKHAARQPVALVFGTEMSGLTNAELDRCQLLAHIPSNPDYSSLNLASAVQVLAYELRCALPGLPLPPADTPELAQHEDVELFYHQLERTLISTGFLNPAAPRRLMTRLRRLYARTLLEKEELNFLMGILKAMRKVD, encoded by the coding sequence TTGAATAAAACTTTTTTGCTCAATAATGTGCGTATTGTACTGAGCCATACCAGTCATCCCGGTAATATTGGCTCGGCGGCGCGCGCGATGAAAACCATGGGGCTGGCCGACTTGCGCCTGGTCAACCCCAAACGGTTTCCTGACCCGGCCGCGCACGCCATGTCTTCCGGGGCGCTGGATGTGCTGGACAACGCGCGCGTATGTGCGTCGCTGGAAGAAGCGCTTAGCGGGTGCGTATTCACCGTCGGATGCACGGCGCGACGACGTGACCTGTCTCACCCGATGCTGAGCGCGCGCGACGCGGCGCCCGTTTTACTTAAGCACGCGGCCCGGCAACCGGTCGCCCTGGTGTTCGGCACCGAGATGTCGGGTCTGACCAATGCGGAGCTGGATCGCTGCCAGCTGCTGGCACATATTCCCTCTAATCCTGACTACAGTTCATTAAACCTGGCGTCTGCCGTCCAGGTTTTGGCGTACGAGTTGCGCTGTGCGTTGCCGGGATTGCCCCTGCCGCCAGCCGACACGCCGGAACTGGCGCAGCATGAAGATGTCGAGCTGTTTTACCACCAACTTGAACGCACCCTGATTTCGACAGGCTTTCTTAATCCTGCGGCCCCCCGGCGCCTGATGACACGGCTGCGCAGACTGTATGCGCGTACCCTGCTGGAAAAAGAAGAGCTCAACTTTCTGATGGGGATACTTAAGGCGATGCGTAAAGTTGACTGA